The Bacteroidales bacterium DNA window TAGGCGGCGGTTGTTCCCAACACGGCCGGACAATACTCTTCGAGCGAGAACACGCGTATCTGGCTTAACCCGTCGTTCTCAAATACCCGCTGTTCGGAGAAGCCGTCGGAAGCAACGGCCCTCACCGCCCATGCATACCGGAACCCTGGCGTCAGCGGGGGCATCATGGCGCCATACAATAGGGAGGTGTTTTTGGTACGCTCGCGGATGATCTCGGGGCTATAGGCGAAAGCAGCCTCGGGTGACATGCCGTTGTCCCACAGCTGTTTGATGATCAGTTCGTACTCCACACCGGCTAACCCGCTATGGCGGGGTGTCCATTGAAAAAGAAGGTTGAGCGGGTCTTTTATGGTTACGTTCTCATTGTTGAAAGGCAGGCTGAGTAAGGGCGGCTTCTGTACGGCTATCCATACGCTGCCGCATCCCTGCTGGGAAATAATGCGTCCGGTATGGTATTCTATCACGTCGAAGCAGAACTGGAGCATTCCTTCGGGTAGCCGTCCCTCGTTACGGTAACTCTGTGTCCCCAACCCCTGGGCATTGAGTGTGGAAGGATCGAAATAGGGCGCTATTTCCTGTTGCGACAGCCGGTAGGGTACATTAGGATCGATGGTGATGGGGGAGAAGACAGCTTGTGGAAGGGTTTGTATGGTAAAGCCCTGCCCTTTGATAGTCAGCCTGAGCTTTATGTTGAGCCCCGGCCGGTTGATGTCGCGGTTTACCAGGGTTACGGAAATATGTTCGCGTGCCCCGGAGGCGTAATCGCTCAGGTAAAGGCTGTATGGGGGCATCAGGTGGGTGGAAACCTGTACGGGATAAGTCGTTGTTTGGGAATGGAGAATGGAGAATGGAAAATGGAGGAAAATAATAAGTATAAAACGGAAAAGAAAGGACAAACAAGAAAGAATAAATCCCCGGTGGAAATATTTTTTTTTCGTATCAAATGTAGTTTTACTCATTTTGAATCATCTCCTCTAAATCTCACTTAAAGCTGTTGATGCATGTATGGCTAAAATAAAAACAGATTTTTCATAAAAGCATCTATTTTTATTCTCCAAATATAGTGAAAACCGGGGGCAGAGTGTCGAACTTGTTCGTAAACTTTGCTGAGGTGCATTCTATATTCTACAAAGATAGTTTTTTCTTCTTTCTTTTCAACAAAAAATATTTCCTTATATATGAACAGTGATATAATTTAGCCATAAATAATTACCAATAACTTAGGAGCGCAGATTTGTAACGCGTTCTACTAAAAATGACAAAAATATGTCAGATGGAATGGTTGGCTGTTTATTTATAACATAATGATAACGGAATATCAAATATCAAGATTTTAATTACAACGGACAACTCTATTTATTCTTTGGTATTTGTTCTCTCTGAAGAGTAAGTGTATTCCTGTTCAGGGAAATAATATTCATAAGTATAGTTTTTTGCCAATTCAATCCTTTGCGTGTTGCATGCGGTAAAAAACCCAAATCCATTCGTTACATTTGACTGCATAATGGCGGGCTCAGAAAAGAAACCAAGTCCTTCCCGTTGCAGGGCCATGCTGCGATGTAACTTAAATGCCTCTGTGGTGAGGGACTTAAGGATCAAATAATAAGTAGTGGAAACAAGCAACTCTTTTCCATGTATTTCAGGATCATAAATATCTTCCGGTATTTTATATTTCTGGTTTGTTAATGTATATGCATCTATGTACAGGTTGATGTTCGTACTGTAATTGGCAAAGGTTAAATTGGAAAATAACATCCTGTCAAATGTGTACATATCATAAGATTCTCCGTCCGATAGGATTCCTTGTGCTTCGACATCGGGATTGTCCTGGATTAAGGTCATGTTATCGACATTGATCCTTAAGCCGGAATTATAAAAATACCTGCTGTCGGAAGTCAGGTCAAAGCTGGCGGCATAATACCTTCTGTTATCAGAATGGTCTTCTATGTTTACTTTAACAGTATGAAAAGCATTAGAATACCATCCTCCACTGTTACCAACCAAAGAATTAATGTTCACCATATTCCTTTTTATAATCGTGTTTATGGTATCTAATTCTATGATTTTCACATCGGGATTAGGAGGCATTATCGTTGTAGCAGTTACTTTTTCATAATCTTCAATATTGACTTCCAACCGGTATTTACTTCCCGTTTTGGTCGGAATATCTTTTATATGAACTCCAAATTCAATTTCCGACCAGTATGCATATCTAGAACCACCCCTGGTGATTTGAAATGCTTGTTCCAATCTTAAAATGGGAGTTTCCCGGTTATCCTCAAATAATTCCACCACCCCGTTTTTCCAGGAACGGTCTTCTTCATTGCCCCAGTCCTTGTAGGATGATAAGGAACGACCTTCGCATAAGGCTAAATAAAAATGTCCGCTGTCAGTATCCAGGATAGCGCTGATGGCCAATTTCGATTGAAAATCAGCTTCTTCGATCTCAATGGTTTTATACATACTATCACAACCCGTGATATATATGCATACAAGAAAAATGAATAAATATGGGGAGAATAATCTGGGTGTGAACATGGCATTAGAATTTAAACTGGTAACTAACAGACGGAATAATGGGAAAAAGACTATATTGTGCGTATTCATATTTTACCTGCGGTATTCCATTATCGGATCTGTATTTTGAGTGGATATCTATAAAGAATGGGTTTTTACGGTTATACACATTGTACACGCCGATGATCCATTTCCGCTCATACTGGCCTCTTTTTCTTATGAAGCTGATATTAAAATCGAGCCGGTGGTATGGATCCATACGATAGCTGTTCCGTTCTCCATATTCATAATAGGTTTCCGGTGTCCCTCCGTTAGACGGGTCGCTCAACTCATAAATACCAATGGGTACGGTAATTGAATTTCCCGTACCAAAGACCCATACGGCGGATAATTCGATTTTGGGTGTCAGCATTTTTGTTGCCACAATACTCAGGTCATGTCTGCGGTCATATTTATAGGGAAAGCGTTTTCCCCCGTTGATATTTTCAAATATCCGGTCGGTCCAGGATAAAGTGTATCCGATCCATCCTGTTAAAGTACCTACTTTTTTTTGTGCGAAAAACTCTATCCCGTAACTTCGGCCGTCACCCTGTTGGATTTTTTCCTCCCAGTTACCTCCTACATCAAAAAAAGTGCTTCCTTCTTTGTATTCCAGTACCTGATCCATGGTTTTATAATACCCTTCCAGGCTGATTTCGTATTTATTCCTGAAGTTCTGCGCCAGTCCTATGGCTACCTGATGGGAAGTCTGGGGATCCAGACGGTTGGTAGTAGGTACCCACAGGTCTGTTGGCAGACCTACATTTGAGTTGGTGATCAGATGAATATATTGTCCCATGCGTGAGTATGCCGCTTTTACGGAAAGTTGATCGGTCAAAAGGTACCGGGCGGAAAGGCGGGGCTGTATGATGCTGAAAAATTGTTTCCGGACGTTGAATCCCGACCAGTGGATCCCCAGATTTATTTTTAGCTTATTGGTCAGCTTTACATCATCTTCCGCATAAAAGCTGTATTCATATGCATAAATTTTATCTCCGCCAAAATCAAGGCTTAGATCATCTATTTCCGAAGCCAGTACACCCGGATTAAAAGTATGGTATATAACATTTCCGCCAAACCGGATGTAGTGATTGGGTGACGGGATATAATCCAGGGAAATTTTTCCACTCCAGTCATTGATCCCGGATTTATACCTTATACCATTATAAAAGTCCTGGTAGATTTCTTCCATACCATTCCAGTCACGTTCGCGGTACCAGTAATCAGCTGACGTAAGAAACCTGTATTGGCTGTATGTAAGGGTAATATTGCTGAATAACCGATTGGTAAAAATATGGTTCCAGCGAAAAGCCGAAGTAATATTACCCCACTTCAATCCCATTTTATTCTTATCATAATCATATTCATGATCATATTTATAATTGGCATAAAATTTATCATCACCCATGTATGCACTCAGGTATATACGGTCTTTATCAGAAAATTTATGGTTGATCTTTGCCGTCAGGTCGTAAAAATAATACCCCACATTGATGGTTTCATCATCGTTTTGTTTATTGGCTATAGTGATGAATGGTTTTGCAAGAAGATCGATGTAGGTACGTTTCCCGGAAATGATAAAAGAGGTCCGGTCTTTCCATATCGGTCCTTCCAGAGTCAGACGGGAAGCTACGATTCCGGTGGAACCTTCAAAATGAAATTTTTGCATGTTGCCTTCTTTCATGTTGATATCAATTACAGATGATATCCTCCCCCCATACCGTGCTGGAAAACCGCCTTTAAGTATTTCCACATTGTTGATGGCATCTGCATTGAATACCGAAAAAAAACCGAACAAATGTGATACATTGTATACCGGAACCCCATCAAGAAGGATCAGGTTCTGGTCGGGACCGCCACCCCGCACATATAATCCGCTGGTGCCTTCCCCGCCTGATTGTATTCCCGGCATTAACTGTAATACTTTCATCAGGTCCACTTCCCCCAGGAAAGCCGGAAGCGATTTGATCTGTGCGATGGGAACATTGATCGAGCTCATTTGCGTTTTCTCCTGAATTCGTTCCACCTTGTTTGCTGTAATTTCAACTTCCTGAAGGTGTTCGGATCCGGATAAATTGATGTGGATGATCGTATCTTTTTTCAAATTGAATTTACGGATTTTTGAGGCATATCCTACATATGAAAAAGCCAGATTTACCTCACCGGCTGGGAGAGTTAAACTGTAAAATCCATACTGGTTTGTGGATGTTCCGGACAATGTCTCCAGATCATGTACAGTAGCACTGATTAAGGCTTCTGTACTCAAACTATCTTTCATATAACCGCTGATGGTGAATTTCTTTGTAATATTTTGGGCAGGTAGCATTAGGGTAAAAACAATGAAAAACAGGCAGGAATAGATTTGTTTCATCCTCTTTAAAATATTATCAGGTAAAATGTTCAATCATCATTCACCCCATTAAGAAGTACAAAT harbors:
- a CDS encoding DUF4249 domain-containing protein, which produces MFTPRLFSPYLFIFLVCIYITGCDSMYKTIEIEEADFQSKLAISAILDTDSGHFYLALCEGRSLSSYKDWGNEEDRSWKNGVVELFEDNRETPILRLEQAFQITRGGSRYAYWSEIEFGVHIKDIPTKTGSKYRLEVNIEDYEKVTATTIMPPNPDVKIIELDTINTIIKRNMVNINSLVGNSGGWYSNAFHTVKVNIEDHSDNRRYYAASFDLTSDSRYFYNSGLRINVDNMTLIQDNPDVEAQGILSDGESYDMYTFDRMLFSNLTFANYSTNINLYIDAYTLTNQKYKIPEDIYDPEIHGKELLVSTTYYLILKSLTTEAFKLHRSMALQREGLGFFSEPAIMQSNVTNGFGFFTACNTQRIELAKNYTYEYYFPEQEYTYSSERTNTKE
- a CDS encoding TonB-dependent receptor, which produces MKQIYSCLFFIVFTLMLPAQNITKKFTISGYMKDSLSTEALISATVHDLETLSGTSTNQYGFYSLTLPAGEVNLAFSYVGYASKIRKFNLKKDTIIHINLSGSEHLQEVEITANKVERIQEKTQMSSINVPIAQIKSLPAFLGEVDLMKVLQLMPGIQSGGEGTSGLYVRGGGPDQNLILLDGVPVYNVSHLFGFFSVFNADAINNVEILKGGFPARYGGRISSVIDINMKEGNMQKFHFEGSTGIVASRLTLEGPIWKDRTSFIISGKRTYIDLLAKPFITIANKQNDDETINVGYYFYDLTAKINHKFSDKDRIYLSAYMGDDKFYANYKYDHEYDYDKNKMGLKWGNITSAFRWNHIFTNRLFSNITLTYSQYRFLTSADYWYRERDWNGMEEIYQDFYNGIRYKSGINDWSGKISLDYIPSPNHYIRFGGNVIYHTFNPGVLASEIDDLSLDFGGDKIYAYEYSFYAEDDVKLTNKLKINLGIHWSGFNVRKQFFSIIQPRLSARYLLTDQLSVKAAYSRMGQYIHLITNSNVGLPTDLWVPTTNRLDPQTSHQVAIGLAQNFRNKYEISLEGYYKTMDQVLEYKEGSTFFDVGGNWEEKIQQGDGRSYGIEFFAQKKVGTLTGWIGYTLSWTDRIFENINGGKRFPYKYDRRHDLSIVATKMLTPKIELSAVWVFGTGNSITVPIGIYELSDPSNGGTPETYYEYGERNSYRMDPYHRLDFNISFIRKRGQYERKWIIGVYNVYNRKNPFFIDIHSKYRSDNGIPQVKYEYAQYSLFPIIPSVSYQFKF